In Deferribacteraceae bacterium V6Fe1, one genomic interval encodes:
- a CDS encoding DUF1820 family protein encodes MTEKNEKYFKIQFIDAKKEILTFYAKSVNPSSYIGLIEVSNILFMDSEILINPEDEKVRKEFKGVKRTFLPLSAIVRIDEVEESKTKVLKLLPDND; translated from the coding sequence ATGACAGAAAAAAATGAGAAATATTTCAAAATTCAATTTATAGATGCCAAAAAAGAGATACTTACCTTTTATGCAAAATCTGTTAACCCTTCTTCGTATATAGGGCTTATTGAAGTATCAAATATACTGTTTATGGACTCTGAAATACTTATTAATCCTGAAGATGAAAAAGTACGTAAAGAATTTAAGGGGGTTAAAAGGACATTCCTGCCTCTAAGTGCAATAGTAAGAATTGATGAAGTTGAAGAGTCAAAAACAAAGGTTTTAAAACTTTTACCTGATAACGATTAG
- a CDS encoding LptF/LptG family permease → MNPFYKYVFKKFLYNLLVVLAFVLLLYTFFNVIQHTKYIERYNVNIFQIIYFDLLKIPYSTYQIMPIAVIISTVLTFVLLVKSNEMTGFVSIGGRTGNLSTMVVLLGLILSIATFFIGEIVSPKIELFRQKYKTEEFEKRRFVDYSKFENIWIKDNNKITYIKLLDAVNNSFIQMREYYLNDFKITKIVEISSGKKSGKKWHLSDIKEYDLTDVPKKVNSNASKIEENTLLSELSQFDIDNPKLLSFSEISKYISVYKSKGLSTTQYEIILYNKLAHPLSIMVIILTILPVCMSFSRQYSYIKIVSKSLSLGGFYWILSASLISISKAGTLSPLIANFLPIILFAVIGFTLIFLKERGF, encoded by the coding sequence ATGAATCCGTTTTACAAATACGTATTTAAAAAATTTTTATACAATTTATTGGTTGTCCTTGCTTTCGTCCTGTTGCTTTATACATTTTTTAATGTTATTCAGCATACAAAATATATAGAAAGATATAATGTAAACATATTTCAGATTATATATTTTGACCTTCTCAAAATCCCATATTCTACTTACCAGATAATGCCGATAGCTGTTATAATATCAACAGTGCTTACATTTGTACTGCTTGTAAAAAGTAACGAAATGACAGGATTTGTAAGTATAGGAGGAAGGACTGGAAACCTTTCAACAATGGTTGTCTTGCTCGGACTAATTTTAAGCATCGCGACATTTTTTATAGGTGAAATAGTATCGCCTAAAATTGAGTTATTTAGACAAAAATATAAAACAGAAGAATTTGAAAAAAGAAGGTTTGTTGACTACTCAAAATTTGAAAATATATGGATAAAAGATAATAATAAGATTACCTATATAAAACTGCTTGACGCAGTTAACAACAGCTTTATACAAATGAGAGAATATTATCTGAACGACTTTAAAATCACAAAGATTGTGGAAATCTCTTCCGGAAAAAAATCAGGTAAAAAATGGCACTTATCTGATATTAAGGAATATGATCTTACGGATGTACCAAAAAAAGTAAACAGTAACGCTTCGAAGATTGAGGAAAATACACTTTTAAGCGAACTTTCTCAGTTTGATATAGATAATCCGAAGTTATTAAGTTTCAGTGAAATATCAAAGTATATATCTGTGTATAAATCAAAAGGGTTGAGCACGACGCAATATGAAATTATTTTATATAACAAGCTAGCACACCCCTTAAGTATAATGGTTATTATTCTTACAATTTTGCCAGTATGCATGTCTTTTTCACGACAGTATTCATATATAAAAATTGTTTCCAAATCCTTGTCTCTCGGCGGATTTTATTGGATTTTAAGTGCCTCACTCATATCTATAAGCAAAGCAGGTACGCTTAGCCCGCTAATAGCTAACTTTTTACCTATCATACTTTTTGCTGTTATCGGTTTTACTTTAATCTTTTTAAAAGAGCGTGGTTTTTAG
- a CDS encoding LptF/LptG family permease has translation MKILRKYILREILPLFVISNLFIIFILLFDKLIDLASLFFAKGVAGTLIIKTILFYIPSFLVISIPISTLISVMTAFSRFSSDSELIVMKASGVPASWFLRITSSIGFIFFIMAAIVSLWLMPLGNKLSIENLKSIASSISISDINENELYEEIPGVILLVEKKKDKFDFENIVIIQKNENLVITAKSGEIFSTKDGAISFNLNTGEINKKDNEKISKIKFEQFSLNFDLNLNDVVKIKDERVMPLDLLIKNQNKGYIYKFELSKRIALPFSCIIMAVFGMLLGSFFTRGGRTLNLFAAIAVVFSYNTILVFSENMAKIGLPYISAWYANIIFTIICLFFYKRFRV, from the coding sequence ATGAAAATACTTCGCAAGTATATTCTTAGAGAAATTTTACCTCTTTTTGTAATATCAAATCTATTTATAATATTTATCCTTCTTTTTGATAAACTTATCGACCTTGCAAGCCTTTTTTTCGCAAAAGGGGTAGCAGGTACATTAATAATTAAAACAATCTTATTTTATATCCCTTCGTTTTTGGTAATATCGATACCAATCTCCACATTAATATCAGTCATGACCGCCTTCAGCCGGTTTTCATCCGACTCAGAGCTGATAGTAATGAAAGCATCCGGCGTGCCTGCAAGCTGGTTTTTAAGAATTACATCCTCTATCGGCTTTATCTTTTTTATAATGGCAGCTATTGTTTCTTTGTGGCTAATGCCCCTTGGAAATAAACTTTCCATTGAAAATCTTAAAAGCATAGCAAGCAGTATTTCAATATCAGATATAAATGAAAATGAACTTTATGAAGAGATTCCGGGGGTTATACTGCTTGTTGAAAAGAAAAAGGATAAGTTTGACTTTGAAAATATCGTAATTATCCAAAAAAATGAAAATTTGGTAATAACTGCCAAATCGGGTGAAATTTTTTCTACCAAAGATGGGGCTATTTCATTTAATCTAAATACAGGGGAAATCAACAAAAAGGATAATGAAAAAATATCTAAAATCAAATTTGAGCAATTTTCTCTTAATTTTGATTTAAATTTAAATGACGTGGTTAAAATAAAAGATGAAAGGGTAATGCCCCTTGACTTGCTTATTAAAAATCAAAACAAAGGGTACATTTACAAATTTGAACTCTCAAAAAGAATAGCTCTCCCCTTTTCCTGTATAATCATGGCTGTGTTTGGAATGTTATTAGGCTCATTTTTCACAAGAGGTGGAAGGACTTTGAACCTTTTTGCTGCAATAGCAGTGGTATTCTCATACAACACAATCTTAGTATTTTCAGAAAACATGGCAAAAATTGGGCTGCCTTATATTTCAGCATGGTATGCCAATATTATCTTTACTATTATTTGTTTATTCTTTTATAAAAGGTTTAGGGTATGA
- a CDS encoding phage holin family protein: MMGANAIVYRIFVNIIGIGLSGILFKHVIVSSFLALVLSGIVLSVLNLFLKPILFLATLPLQILSFGIFYLITNAIILKLTSAFIDGFYIDGFWAAIGASILIGLVNIIFDLLATNDELRYYRWK, translated from the coding sequence ATGATGGGTGCTAATGCTATAGTATATAGAATTTTTGTAAATATAATAGGTATAGGGCTTTCAGGTATACTATTCAAACATGTTATTGTTTCCTCTTTTCTCGCCCTTGTATTAAGTGGAATAGTGTTATCTGTTTTGAATCTGTTTTTAAAACCGATATTATTTTTGGCAACTCTACCCCTTCAAATTTTAAGTTTCGGTATTTTTTATCTCATAACAAACGCGATTATTTTAAAGCTGACTTCGGCATTTATTGATGGTTTTTATATCGATGGTTTTTGGGCAGCAATCGGAGCAAGTATTCTGATTGGTTTAGTAAATATAATATTTGACCTTCTTGCCACTAATGACGAATTGAGATATTACAGATGGAAATAA